gatagcttcacactcagcaccactgatcccaggtagaccacattggatctgctcagaatcagctacagCTACACATTTATCAAAGGGCTCTGCCTGCACTACTGGCTTCTGAAACTGCTGTTTAACTGGCTTCTGAATcggaaactgcggcttagttaactgttgaacaggcttctgaagtggaaattGCGGGTTAGGTAGGTGTTGAACTGGTTTCTGAatcggaaactgctggttagttagctgttgaacaggcttccgaagcggaaactgctggttagttagcggttgaacaggcttctgaagcggaTACTGCGGCTTAGTTAACtgttgaacaggcttctgaagtggaaattGCGGGTTAGGTAGGTGTTGAACTGGTTTCTGAATcggaaactgcggcttagttagctgttgaactggcttccgaagcggaaactgctggttagttagcggttgaacaggcttctgaagcggaTACTGCGGCTTAgttacagggctccagactaacttttttcactaggagcacagtggcccccaactgaaaattttaggggcacaaccagaaaatttaggggcgcacaccgtaaatcaacatgctaaccaaatctactaatttccactgtattactaataaatactttaataatagatgcagaaattacaatgtgctgtttcaaattcagtgtcacattttattctgcacttttgaagatgcaacaacaaggtaaactgacagcaccatcgctgtcaagacagtacaaatagtaaacaaaattccatacactcagaataaaaaatgtgcatagtaaaaaagtttgtgtgcatgctgtatcGTTGTTGTATGTTTCGTTAAGTTTTAAGCCATTCTTCCTTTGAAGGTCGAGCTGGCTTTTGTATTTGGTGAAAGGTAGTTCTAATGCTTATAGTACCTCAGTATCTGAATTCTTACAGCCAGTCTTCTCGAAAATGGTGAGTGTGgatcagggccggccctgaccaatttgctgccctaggcatgattttacctggcgccccatgtgtatgtatgtatgtacatgtatatatatatatatatatatatatatatatatatatatatatatatatatatatatatatatatatatatatatatatatatacacacacatacacacactacagcagaactgtttccaacactcataataaatcatcattagaatgatttctaaaggatcatgtgatagactggatgtcacatgtgacactgaagaatggagtaatgatgctgaaaattcagctttgcatcacagaaataaatgataatttaaagtataataaattgaaaacaaattattttaaattgtaataatatatcacaatattacatttttttctgtatttttgatcaaataaatgcaggcttgatgagcagaagaaacttctttcaaaaacttaaaaaaatagtaatgtttcaaaacttttggcctgtactgtatcccccccaaaactgcacaactgtagagtaaaacattatttaaaaaaaagtgataataaaaaatgcgtcttaaaactgacaagattgtacaaaatcacagtctggggactcagaactcagaacaactgctaacattaagtttaaggtaaaaataactgccatgaaattatagtatcttactcctattcaataaattgttctttcactacatctctttacctctgtctttatcctcttctcttctttttggcagtgtatctatcgcagactatgatcatttataatgtgtcatgtaaattcggccttgcgtcacaatcaggaaactttcaccgtgtctagaacggGCGCGAGccgccaggcccgtttctacgagctgtgtgttaacaaaaacagtgctgtctacattggatgtggcgtcgggcacgctacacaacaaattaccaacaactaatcgtgcgcgcgctctgtttctgacgcacttcaagcactcgatgggtgggggaagattgaagagccagactttttttttttttttctttatttggaaGTGTTTCGAATtgttggtttttaaatagtatcctattataaaaaaatataggtaaaaaaaaaaaaaaaagttcactcattctggcgcccctatggatgagtggcgcccttagcatttgcctatgccgcgggccggccctggTGCGGACTTTTTTTCGCCACATCAACCTCTGACTCTGAATCATCATCTGACGGTGACACTGTAGACTCTGGCACTGGTACACTAGCCGCAGGTCGGAAGAACGAATCAATATTTCGCTTGCTCATAGCTCAGACGCACGCACATATCAGGTTGTGATGATATTTGTCTCtgtttccttcccacagatgtttacgcgcgctcaattatctctaggcccctccccctccacaGATTTTAGCCACTTGCAGTGGCCATTCCCTATTCTTCTCACACGCATTTGCCGCCTCACAGACAGGCATCACTCAATGAGACGCGAGTGTGTGCTCGCGTCTCATTAgtatgtgtgcaagtgtgtgtgcaagtgtgtgtgcgtgcgtgcgtgcgtgtgcaaatCTACTGGTCGCACGTGTGCGACTGGATGTAAAATTCAGTCGCACACTCTCAAAATTTGGTCGCAAAATGCGACcatttggtcgcagtctggagccctgagttaactgttgaacaggcttctgaagtggaaattGCGGGTTAGGTAGGTGTTGAACTGGTttctgaagtggaaactgctggttagttagctgttgaacaggcttctgaagcggaaactgttggttagttagctgttgaactggcttctggagCTGAAACTGCTGGTCAGTCTGCTGGAGCTGAAACTGCTGGTCAGTCTGCTGCATCATCAGAGCTTGAGCATCCTGAAGTGACTTACTCCACTGTGGAACAGCATGACAGAAAGCACAGACCAACGAAATCTGAACCAAACACCAACTTCCAGCCATTGTTCAACAGCTAAACACAAAGAGGAGACATTGCCCTTTGGTCTTTTTCTATTCTACAGATTTCAGCTAATTAACGATAGTCCCTCCCTCTTCATTAACAACTGAGTGGACAAATCCCAGGGTTGTAAATGGACATGTAAAACCGTTCTGGAGAATTTTTGCCCATACCCAAGCCACGTACCTTTTTATGtagatatcatttaaaatattgtatcaatgcattctatggcacctttaactgggattatgaactcatattttggccGGAAACAATAGTTTGAATTTCTtaacgatggatttgtttcttataaacacaaagcCTTTCACTTCAAAAGACAGTAATtgatgtgaattacttgtggattatattgatatttatatcagctctttggactttcgttctgatgccacccattcactgcagaggattcattggggagcaagtgatgtaattctacatttttccaaatcttttccaatgataaactaaaaaccatttaaaagagagagagatttttatgaatattctatattatttgagtcatatcaggggcttttttaatgacattcatTGTCTATCATAAACACACAGTCaaactttaattgtaaaattgtgaataaGTGTAGATGAAAATCTCAGATCCTTATCAATCCTTCCATTGGCTAGTGACATTCCAGAACGTTCTCATTTGTTAATTTGTTGAATCAAAGGTAATCAATCAAGCTGAAAGGGGAGGAGCCGCTTAAATTCAAAGCTGTACTTAATGGCAAAGACGAGGACTGGTGGGTATTGTGTTAACGTTTGTCAGGATGGGTCTTTTGCAATATGTGTTAGTGCTGGTTGTGCTTGTGGTGTTTGATCTGAAGAATGCTTTTGGAAGTTTGAGATCCAGTCAAAGTCCAAAAAGCAAGAAGCATCAATCATATCCAGCTTCCAGAGTGCCTGTTTCTTCTCAAGTGCTCGGAAACACTTTGCAGAAGGCTTCTCTGTCTCAGAGTCTTGACTACAGAGGATTTGCACAAGAGCCTCTTGGTCTTCAGGAGAAGCAGGTGTTGCAGGGTCCAGTGAAGCCTTTGGACTGGAGGTTTCCCACTGTTCCAGAAGTGCCGAGTGAGATGGCGGTGGACTTCCATTTGAGGCAACCTGTGACTCCCAGTAGTGTAGCTATTCAATGCGGTGAGAACCGGGTTCATGTGGAGGTACAGCAGGACTTGTTTAGCAATGGTGAACTGATCCAGCCATCTGGTCTGACTTTGGGAGGATGTCCTGTTGTCGGTTTGGTCCCAGGCTCCAAGGTGCTCTTCTTTGACAATGAACTGCAGGACTGCAATAGTGTGGTGATGGTAAGAGCGGTTAAGTGTTACTAGATTTATTGAACCCTACTAAAAATGGGCCCTTGTTTTGGTATCGACGGTTCCCGGAATCTATATCTGGGGAAAAACTCTTAATAACCGCTTACTCGGGTAACCAAGTGTTATGGCATGACTTCCTAAGATGCCTttaggaatggggggggggggggggggtttggggaGAATCCTCTAGGTAACAACGTCCGTCTCCTATAGATGACCAAGGATGAGCTTGTCTACACCTTTGCCCTTACCTACACTCCTGAGGCGTTTGCTGGCACTCCGATTACCCGTGCAGGTGGTGCAGTTATTGGTGTTCAATGCCATTATCAAAGGTAAGTGACCTTTTGTGACTCGTGGCATTGCTTGCGGTGGTGGAACTGGAAGCCCGTTTAATTGGTAACTTGAACGGCAGGTTTCAAAATGTCAGCGGTAATGCCTTGAAGCCAACTTGGGTCCCTTATGCCTCAACGGAGGCTGGTGAAGAAGTCTTGCTGTTCTCCCTGAAGCTCATGATGGGTTTGTGCAGTTTCTCTAGACCTCCTGCCTTCTGAACGAGGCTGTGCCTAAGCAGTTCTTCCCTCTTGCAGATGACTGGTCCTTTGAGAGGCCTTCAAACTCTTACTTCCTGGGTGACGTTATTAATGTTGAGGCATCTGTGAAGGTATACAACCACGTCCctctgcgtgtgtttgtggacaGCTGTGTGGCCACCCAAGTACCTGATGTGAACGCCCTTCCGAGATATTTGTTCATTGAGAATCATGGGTGTGTTCATGTCACCAGATGCTGCAGAGTTGACTTGTTCTCGCGTTTGCTCCTTGTAACCACTTTGTCCCCGACAACTACTTTTCACTCCTTTTTTTTAGATGTCTTGTGGATGCCAAGGTCACAGCTTCCAGCTCGCGCTTCATGCTTCGATCCCAGGAGGACAAAATCCGGTTCCAGCTGGAGGCCTTCATGTTCCAGGGGGGATCCAGTCCTTCTGTATGTATTATGAGTGTTTGGGAGAACGACCTCTCCCATTTGCTTTGGTTTGTGACCCCTTACCCGTGGTGTCTCTTGCAGATCTACATGACGTGTGTTCTGAAGGCCACTCTTGCTTCTGCACCTAGTGACGCGCTCCACAAATCCTGTTCCTTTGCCAATGGGTATGTTCATGCCACTTACGAAtacattaaaggtgccatgtctGATTTTTCGTATTGCAGGTGGCTTGCTGCTGATGGGAACCACCAGGTTTGTGGTTGCTGTGACTCCACATGTGGTCCTGATGGTGGAACTGCTGCTTCTCCTTTTGGAGGTAGGAAGGTGCTTTTAAGCTTGGTTTTTGACCCTTCAAGCACTTAACTCTGGTGTCTGCTTTTTCTAGGCCTTCAGTGGGAAGGGAAGGCCTCGCTCGGTCCTGTAGTGGTTCAAGAGCACAAGAAGACTTTGGCTGGTCTTCAATAAATGTGGGGGAGCAAACTTATTCTTGCTTCGGTTTTTCTTGTCTAGTTTAACCAATTGATTTGAGCGAGGAAGCGGGTAGTCCTACTGTACCTATTCTCTTGCCAGAAGGAAAGGCTCCCTTTTCGCGTTAGGGAAGTTAATAACCCTTTTAAAGGGACCTGCTGTGAGCTCCCTTTTGATGAGTACTGTAAAGGTGGAATACATTGCCCATGATGCTGTAAAGGGACTGCTGTTAATTGGCACTTGTGCCAAGAGTTCTGCGTGAACGTCCACTTCCTTGAAGCACTGCAGATTTTGCGTGCCTCTTATGCAGTGAACTTGATTTCTTCGTGTTGGTAACTTCAAATGAGCAGTTTAATTTTCTCCTTGCATCCCCAAATAGGTTTGCTCAGTTAAATTTGTTTCCTAATGCTCCTTGTTGACATCTCTAATGCTTTTAAATCCATGTACAATAAAAGCGCACTCCCAGTATCAACACTGGCACAACATTTTCCACCTTCAGATGGGTTATTTATAGGTTTTCCATTGTGTTAGGAAAATGGCAGGCATCTCTTAAGTTCAATTTAGTATTTGGGGAGCCAAACTTGCAGAACCTGTACTGACGTAAGGGGGTTTTTGTGCAGTAGCAGGTCAAttataattctgaaaaataattgcCGAAATGACACTCAAATAGAACtaatgtttggactctcagtgaATGACCTCTTTTGAAAACTGTTGGCTTGTGCAACATCTTGGGCGGTTTGTTTCTAGCACAgtttcaatattaaagggatactccacccaaatTGAAAATCGTCATCACTTGCCCCCAAGTCGTTCCCAACCCATAagagcttcgttcatctttggaacacaacttattttggaggaaaaccaggaggcttgtgattggcccacagactgccaagtaaaatgcactgtcaaggtccagaaaagcatcCTTGGAGTAGTCAGACTGTGTAcgttcttctgtgtcagccgcgccacaagctTGTGTTTTCTACATAAATTTACGCCTTGATTTGAAAGAGAACCGTGGCATCCACTAGCATATGCCGTTTGCGTTCAGCAGGTGTTTTTCAAAATGGCGCTAGGGTGATGtggggagagacagaggagaccatctgttgaataaagtctttgttTCATTTGTGTACAAAGTGTTCTCATCGCTTCCTAACGTTACGGTTcatccactgatggcagatgggtaATTCTGAcggtgcttttcatacttttctggacctgaCCGACGAGTGTTTTACTTGGGGATGGTCCAcaggcctcccggttttcatccaaaatatctttaaccCCTTTGCTGTCAAGGATCGTCACCAGCCCCAGactattgttttactttcacagccctttaaacatcactctcttacttgaccTGGAGAAACTGCGCAtcagttgaaagtttaaagactgtagcttcaatatttgaccaatgttttgataaagTGACCGTTATTTATGTCAGGAGTACAAAATAGGAGCCATTTttagaatagaaattcaccaagcattcatattcagtcacgtctgcaGT
This genomic window from Carassius auratus strain Wakin unplaced genomic scaffold, ASM336829v1 scaf_tig00217445, whole genome shotgun sequence contains:
- the LOC113100999 gene encoding zona pellucida sperm-binding protein 3-like → MGLLQYVLVLVVLVVFDLKNAFGSLRSSQSPKSKKHQSYPASRVPVSSQVLGNTLQKASLSQSLDYRGFAQEPLGLQEKQVLQGPVKPLDWRFPTVPEVPSEMAVDFHLRQPVTPSSVAIQCGENRVHVEVQQDLFSNGELIQPSGLTLGGCPVVGLVPGSKVLFFDNELQDCNSVVMMTKDELVYTFALTYTPEAFAGTPITRAGGAVIGVQCHYQRFQNVSGNALKPTWVPYASTEAGEEVLLFSLKLMMDDWSFERPSNSYFLGDVINVEASVKVYNHVPLRVFVDSCVATQVPDVNALPRYLFIENHGCLVDAKVTASSSRFMLRSQEDKIRFQLEAFMFQGGSSPSIYMTCVLKATLASAPSDALHKSCSFANGWLAADGNHQVCGCCDSTCGPDGGTAASPFGGLQWEGKASLGPVVVQEHKKTLAGLQ